A stretch of the Balaenoptera musculus isolate JJ_BM4_2016_0621 chromosome 18, mBalMus1.pri.v3, whole genome shotgun sequence genome encodes the following:
- the LOC118884062 gene encoding uncharacterized protein LOC118884062, protein MVLASSWTKRPTEKEYCRTLRYTEEAAERSTPVIPRSPASRHIRVDALRGALPSQGRSSRCATPSVTEDGLGFPLILKSAAFPSLARSPLILRLFPAGSGSHRDTSTILARFIGSHLLGGAGSREDPPNRVHSAALRLRFLHFCLFCVANQHLVSKLRESPGLGACRSLVQEDSLAWREGGGPGQSVAASAGVGFRGGGAPGTPWTRGLRPSPRNCWPIGARGSLPPAPPTAAHAGGARRRGRGQRRL, encoded by the exons atggtCCTGGCGTCATCATGGACAAAGAGACCAACTGAAAAAGAG TACTGCAGGACCCTGAGGTACACGGAGGAGGCAGCAGAGCGCAGCACACCTGTAATCCCCAGGTCGCCTGCATCCCGCCACATCCGAGTGGACGCTCTCAGAGGAGCGCTCCCGTCGCAGGGTCGTTCCAGCCGATGCGCCACGCCGTCTGTTACAGAGGACGGGCTGGGGTTCCCGCTGATCCTGAAATCAGCGGCCTTTCCCTCC CTAGCGCGCTCTCCGCTGATCTTACGTCTCTTCCCAGCAGGCTCCGGGAGTCACCGCGACACTTCAACAATTCTCGCGAGATTTATCGGCAGCCATCTTCTTGGGGGTGCTGGGAGCCGGGAAGACCCCCCGAACCGTGTTCATTCAGCTGCCCTTCGTCTTCGCTTTCTTCACTTTTGCCTCTTCTGCGTTGCCAACCAGCACCTGGTCTCAAAGCTGAGAGAAAGCCCGGGTCTAGGAGCGTGTCgctctctggtccaggaagattcgcTGGcgtggagagaagggggagggccCGGGCAAAGCGTTGCTGCCTCAGCCGGGGTCGGGTTCCGGGGAGGGGGAGCTCCTGGCACCCCGTGGACTCGCGGCCTGCGGCCGTCCCCCCGAAACTGTTGGCCCATCGGGGCTCGCGGGAGCCTGCCACCGGCGCCTCCCACCGCGGCCCACGCGGGCGGCGCgcggaggagggggcgggggcagcgGCGGCTGTAG